Proteins co-encoded in one Papaver somniferum cultivar HN1 chromosome 5, ASM357369v1, whole genome shotgun sequence genomic window:
- the LOC113282994 gene encoding uncharacterized protein LOC113282994 isoform X3 encodes MGSRGDVTINQASNTNKKKKNKNKKKKTKSKKTGPAPAIKNMNKFVIDTCKRLKERKTYLVWNAVGVLGVSALSDIVNEVCTQIQGMSGFEHDYHWKVCSKSEDLFPIAAN; translated from the exons ATGGGAAGCAGGGGTGACGTTACAATAAATCAAGCATCTAAtacaaacaagaagaagaagaataaaaacaagaagaagaagactaaAAGCAAGAAGACTGGTCCTGCCCCAGCTATCAAAAACATGAATAA GTTCGTTATTGATACTTGTAAACGCTTGAAGGAGAGAAAAACTTATCTGGTTTGGAATGCTGTGGGTGTTCTTGGTGTCTCTGCTCTGAGCGATATTGTCAACGAG GTTTGTACACAGATCCAAGGAATGAGTGGTTTCGAACATG ACTACCATTGGAAAGTTTGCAGTAAGAGTgaagatttgtttccaatagCTGCAAACTAG
- the LOC113282994 gene encoding uncharacterized protein LOC113282994 isoform X2, translating into MGSRGDVTINQASNTNKKKKNKNKKKKTKSKKTGPAPAIKNMNKFVIDTCKRLKERKTYLVWNAVGVLGVSALSDIVNEQVCTQIQGMSGFEHDYHWKVCSKSEDLFPIAAN; encoded by the exons ATGGGAAGCAGGGGTGACGTTACAATAAATCAAGCATCTAAtacaaacaagaagaagaagaataaaaacaagaagaagaagactaaAAGCAAGAAGACTGGTCCTGCCCCAGCTATCAAAAACATGAATAA GTTCGTTATTGATACTTGTAAACGCTTGAAGGAGAGAAAAACTTATCTGGTTTGGAATGCTGTGGGTGTTCTTGGTGTCTCTGCTCTGAGCGATATTGTCAACGAG CAGGTTTGTACACAGATCCAAGGAATGAGTGGTTTCGAACATG ACTACCATTGGAAAGTTTGCAGTAAGAGTgaagatttgtttccaatagCTGCAAACTAG
- the LOC113282994 gene encoding uncharacterized protein LOC113282994 isoform X1 — translation MGSRGDVTINQASNTNKKKKNKNKKKKTKSKKTGPAPAIKNMNKFVIDTCKRLKERKTYLVWNAVGVLGVSALSDIVNEVDAIQACGGQMTADGKRHRYGGGILWGILKKRDPNAYKEIMVKGKEIEV, via the exons ATGGGAAGCAGGGGTGACGTTACAATAAATCAAGCATCTAAtacaaacaagaagaagaagaataaaaacaagaagaagaagactaaAAGCAAGAAGACTGGTCCTGCCCCAGCTATCAAAAACATGAATAA GTTCGTTATTGATACTTGTAAACGCTTGAAGGAGAGAAAAACTTATCTGGTTTGGAATGCTGTGGGTGTTCTTGGTGTCTCTGCTCTGAGCGATATTGTCAACGAG GTGGATGCAATTCAGGCATGTGGAGGACAGATGACTGCTGATGGAAAGCGTCATCGCTATGGTGGTGGCATATTATGGGGCATTCTGAAGAAACGTGACCCTAATGCTTACAAAGAGATCATGGTCAAGGGCAAGGAAATTGAGGTTTGA